Below is a window of Drosophila bipectinata strain 14024-0381.07 chromosome XR, DbipHiC1v2, whole genome shotgun sequence DNA.
aggtactccgattgagaatcgcatgagaattggcaaagatatagctttagCCAGGGGTCCTATGGGCATTCCccgtgtttttgaaggggaccccctggaaaatttgacaaaaaatcaaaaaaatattttctgtccagattttgatgcagatcggtggagaatcgatatacaaatcatttaaggtactccgattgagaatcggatgagaattggcaatGATATAGCTTTAGCCAGGGGTCCTATGGGCATttctcgtgtttttgaaggggaccccctggaaaatttgacaaaaaatttaaaaaatatgttctaTCCAGATtgtgatgcagatcgatggagaatcgatctccACATCTTTTAAACTATTCCATTTAAGAATTGGAtgaaaattaccaaaaatatatctaTCGCCGTGGCTGGTATTCCCATTTCCCAAATAATAGTccatttatattacaagttaGTTACAAAATATAATCGCACTGTTGGAAAATTTCGAGCAACAGCTTGAGGAAGATATGGGCCTGGATGGGAAACAAGTCCCACAGCTGCTGCTAACTTTGACTTCTATTTATGCGTTggacaattttaaataatcaCCCCTTTGGGAAATTTCAAACAGGATACCCTTTCGCAGCGTGCCACCCCGACCATCAGTAGCGActtctgtgtgtgtttgtgttatttaCACTGATTTATTGCCATTTTCTTTGGTCACTCTTTGTTCGGATTTGTTCCTCTGGATGGCTGGCGAGGGGGTGGGTGAAAGTAAAGAAAGCCGGGCGGACAGGACacacaacaaacaacaaacaagtgGCCCGTAAAAAACACATAGCCGGCAGAAAACCCTCATCTATCACAATTTCTTGGCCCGGTTCGGTTCGGCTCTCGGTTCGGTTACATTTTTGGGTTTAAAAACGCATTATTTGGCTCTTTTGGTAATTgaagtttttagttttcattAGCCTgtcgagaaaaataataagggGAGTTTGGGTTGGGTTGGGGTTGACACCGTTCCCGAAGATAAATTGCACATTTAAATTAACCCATTAACGGTCACGAGGACCAGCTTTCGAAGGACACTCGACCTGGGACGTTGGCTAATATGGGATACAAAATCCATATTTATGGCTTGATAAAAACTGGGGATTTCGGTTCTTGGGATGAtaatgaattttgtttttttgttgggaaTATATTAAATGATAAAATCATTTaggaaataaaacatttttgggTTTATTTGGTTAGTTTTTATGAGGGTTTTCATCAAAAACTATAGGAATTAAgataataaactaaaataatcATAGTTTATGCATTGGGTTTCATATTTTGAAGAAAATGTTATGATTCCCAACTAGTTATGGCAGAAAATAACAACAAGTTTAGACACGTTCTTCAACAAAGCATGGTTATAATTCCTAACTAGTTTAAGAAGTCGAGAAAAACTTTCGGAAAAATACAATCTAAAATAATTAGATTTATATTTAACAATCTTAAAcaagattttataaaaaagattaaataagTAGAAAatgttcttttaaatttttcaaaaatccaTTTCTAGACTCTTATCTATATTTCCGGggttgacaaaaaaataaatagaaccGGGATCATATTTATGAAAGAATTTCGAAAAAACTACCTCTACCTCCGCTTTAATCCCATCATAAAATAGAAATACAATGGAATACACAATAAGGCCAATAATAAAATCAACAGGAGCGGAGTTGTAAGCCGATACATTTGTGTGCAATTGCCAATGTCGATTTTAAAGCGGAAATGGAAAACTTCGTCGTCGTCTCCCttacaatttttcaattttcccaGAAAAGAAAAGCTATGAAGAAAAATAACCGATTGAAATATGTGCGAAacgcgtgtgtgtgtttgggtccAAGATACTTATCCAGGGATAAGTCgaaagtcaaaaaaaaaagtggaaagaGAGTTCAAACTCGAGTTAGAGTTCGATTCTGGGCGAACAAATGGCAAAATCACTTAACACACCGTTAACACCCACATTAGTTGTACTCCGTCGCACAGAGACAGCCAGAGTTTCAATTACTTTTTCGGCCCAGCAGCCACcaccaaaaattattattatatcatGGAACCACTCCCGGCGTCTCATAATCGAATTAAATGCACTCCATGGCGGGTACTGAGGGGTGGGAGAGGGGTCTGAAGTCTGGGAGTCTGGGGGGAAGTCGAAAAAGTCATTAAAAACGCAGGCAAACGATTGCACGCAAATTTGCTGGTACCGCTCACTGTCTTTGTTATATTTTAACTTACCCAACCCACCACTAGGTTTTGCAATTCGGGATAAAGAAATAGGTATAAAGGGGaactttgtatataaaatagaaaaataatctgattattattttaaggctaggatttaagaaatataatagGAAATATAGTAGGAACTCTAATCATTATAAGTTGTATATTAAATATTGTCAaaaagttattattttttaagttttattttcacctagtcaaatttttaaaatttcagtttcattatcaataaataatcattatttacaCAAACGGTATAATGTTATGGTATTAAAAATGATATAGTTATTGATATATTATGGATATTTcaaagattttttaatttaaaacaaaacaaataattatttttcgcAGTTCCTAAAATTAGGCATTATTCTGAAGTAAAAATATGTAATTCTAAACAAAAGGTCAAGGGTTCGAAACCGATAAacgattttttaaagatttagaAAGGATGGAgaataaaaatttagaaaggtattataaattcattttattttataaaattgaaattattagCATTTGatacaaataatatttaagtttAAGTAGTATTAcgtcaaaataaaattacatctacaaatattttaatggtttttaaaGACCTAATCTTATCTTAAAAGCATATTCAAAGCATATTATTCtattcaagaaataataaaaaaacacttttcaTAAAATAGGTTTTCATGATTATTTTTACTAATTAAACAAACATGATTAaagatatttatatttttcattaaagatgtgtataaaataaaaccaaaattaaaaattccccTCATTTCCCTTTTTTGGTGACCCCGATTGTCGGCAAACACATGAGCTGGCCAAACTATGAATGAAATTGGCAACGAAATCGCACGTGGCGGTTCTCTGGTCACCCGCGATAAGCAACTGCCGTCGCGTGTCGCCAccccactctctctctctctctctctctcttactGTCCACACTTCCACGGTGGCAGAGATACTATCTACGGACGGACTCATGGACTCACAAACGGATGGATGAACGAGGTGAGCGTATGAAGGGCGCCGTATTTATGACTTTCAATCCGATTTTCTCGGGCTAGAGATCCCAGATCCATTTGCCATCGGGCGATAATcgttattaatattattagtgTTTGTTTCTAAAggaaatatagaaatatatatagaaatttATCTTATGACTTTAGGtgagctttatttttttttatccaagggatttcatatttattattgataAGACTAGATGAAACTAAGCTATATTTATAGGCCTGTGCTTGACCTCAAGCTGACCAGGAGCACTGATTAGACTCCCACGCAGGGCGAATGCAATTACGCAATGCCACCAACCCCTTTTTGGAAATTAACTTCTGTGATCGACTTGCACTGGAAAATGGCAGTCGAAGCTTAACAAATCACAAATTTATGGGCCAATCCATCAATGCCAATGAGTTTGGACCACCAATGTGCTAGAGAGTGAGACTTTTCAccaccaaaaatatatatatagtagcACCACTTTCAACTCTAATCGCTTCCCACGATCGCCGGGAGCTACCATTTCCATATGTAAAAATTTGGTGCCTTCATTAATCCGTAAATTAGAAGCATTGAATGATGTCAGAGAGTTCCCCTCCAAAACAGGGGCGATTTGAAGTGCGCCCCTGGAACTGGAAACAAATCACTGCACACACGAAAAGCATACTACTCTGCTCTACTCATAGTGCACACCCTTCCTTAGATTTATGTTTACTACCAAGGGCAATCTCGGAAACCCTAGGTTAACAAAATCCACTGCAATCCCTccacaaccaccaccaccaccacctttATTCACGATTTAGGGAAAAGGGCAGTGGAGGTACAGTGGGGTAAATGACCACAAAAGTGGGTTTATGTTTGGGTTTTGGGAAGTGATTTGTTAAGGCCTTCTTATCGCAAGTAAATAGTTGAGGATTTTTAGAGTTACTTAAGAtaagtatattatttaaaagaattatGGGTATTAAAGGTTTGGTGTTTGaacaaaactttttttcaacctaagtaccgggtattataTTTCTTAGTTTAGGAATCTTATCTTATAAGATGGAGCTTAACATTTGAAAAGAAATCTTTAAGatctaataaaaatattatttatcattttaatataaaatggTATTCTGCTCAGGAAAAAGTTAAGCCATGAAGATAAAATCCTGTTAAAATAATCAAcctaaaatggaatttttcaTCGAAAAGCagatttttttaaggggtttCGAACTGAAACTTTAAGAAGGCCTAGGAAAAACTATGTAAAATGGTATTTCGCAAACACACTACTAGTTTTTCAGtaaaatttaatacaaaatttaaaattttatagaaaatataacacttttttatgaaatattcgATATAGAACCACCTATACTATACTGTATAATACCCAACTAAATAATAACTTTAATATGGAGTCCAATGAAACCAACAAAATTACAAGTATCTAAAGTTAAAATACTCTTCTAACCCTTTTTTACAAACCTCCCTCTgccttttacattttttaattattttaattacaaaatccCAGTTGCCATACCACTGTGCGACCCCGTCAACTCACTTCAGTTTCATGACACAGTGGGATGACATGTCAGCAACAGCAGAGACAACAACAAATTGTTGGACAATCGCtgaaacgaaatgaaatttcATATTAAAACTGTATTAGCCAGTAGTTAGATGGGGAAGTAGAGACCAATGGCATAAACTGCGACGGCGCCCTGTCACAGTCAGGATCTGAAACGGAAATCAGTTGGGTCATTTGAATGAGGAGAGTCCTTCCTCCACTGCCACTCCCTCTGCCAGTTCCTCCCACCTTGCCATTCAATTGTACGCACTGAAGCATGAGAAATGCAAAAGGAACTGGCAGCAGGAGAAAGGACAGCCTCAATCAGGACTCAATTCGAGTGTAAAAACGAGGCGATGAACGACCGCGACCGCGAATCGTTTGACATTTTTGCTGCTCTGCATAATTAAATGAAGAGATgccagaatcagaatcagggAACAGTGATGAATTAAGtaacccaaaaacaaaaaaaaaaatcgagaaaaaaaagaaaggaaaaaaaaaatggtaagcGAAGTCGAACCCTAACCTGGGATAAcagtttccattttttaaggTACTTATATTATGaggaaataatatattatagtaTTAGGAACTAGTATTATAACAGCCTTAATACATCCTTTAGTTATTTTTCTTACTAATAGAGAAGTACTTCATAGACATTGACAtagtaacattttttttttttttttagaaataagtAGGCCTTATCCCCAAACCGTCAGATTTAAGTCGAATCCCATCTGTATTTCTAGTCATACGTCTTACAATACTACTCAGTAACATACTTAATATTTCTAatttctcagaaaaaaaaaaaaattaacaaattcCAACAATAATGGGCATGTATTTTAATGCCCGTATGGTGCATGAGTTGCTGCTTCGGTCACTTATCCATGAGGATGATTCGTTTTATAATTGCACCCGGCGTTTGAGTCCATCCACACGGGTCTTGACCTGCATCTCGATTGATATCAAGAAAAAAATCACTCCCCAGGACTTAAAGTGCATCCTTTCCAATACGTTTCTGGAAATATGCAGACCCAAGACGATTAAGTCGCTGATCAAAGGTAAACGCAAAGTCGAAAATGAAAACCTACGCCTCATGGTGTGGGAGGGAAATGAGCATTCAGAGGATGAATCGCCGGTCCAAACCTGTGACCCCGCCTGTGACCGCGCCTGTGACCCCGCCTGTGACCGCGCCTGTGGCGGTCATTATGTTACACATGAGCCCAAGTTGGATTCAAAAATGAAGACCAAGTTGCCGCTTAAATATTATTCTGAAGATCTTAAACCCGAAATGCCGCTTAAGTATTGTTCTGAAGATCTAAAATCTGAGTTGCCGGCCAAATTTGATTCTGAAGATCTTAAACCTGAGTTGCCGGCCAAATTTTATTCTGAAGATCTTAAACCTGAGTTGCCGGGCAAATTTTATTCTGAAGATCTGAAACCCGAGTTGCCGGCCAAATTTTATTCTGAAGATCTAAAAACTGAGTTGCCACTCACACTTTATTCTAAAGATCTGAAAGTCGAGCTTCCGCCCAAATTTTATTCTGAAGTTCTGGAACCAGAGTTGATACCCCCACTTGATTCTGAAGATCTGAAAGTCGAGTGGCCATTGGATTCTGAATATTTAAAAGTCAAGTTGCCACCTCCACTTGGTTTTGAAGATCCCAAAGTCGAGTCGGAATTGAATCTCAAATGTGGCTCTCAATTCAAACCCCAGTCTGTTCCCAAACTTGATCCGCATCttgaggatgaggatgatCCAATGCAGGTCCTCCACTGGAATCCCAATTTGAAGAATAGTTCAAATTCCAATATGGATACTGCCACGGAACCATGTGCCTCCGCACCAATCAAGATCCAGCGAGGAAGTGATCCTGCTCTGGAGTTGGAACAATCTCAGATGAAGAAAGACATCAAGAGGGATTCCAAGGCCGAACCATCTGGCTCCAAATCATCCAAGAAGACCAAGGAAGTGGGTAAGTAACTTATTCGAGTTCCCTACGTCCTGAATTCCAAACCATCTGGTTTTTAAAGCATTTCAGATCCCAAAAGAGCGGAAGACTGGTCAGAACTCGGAACCAATCAAGACCCACCTAGAACGAAGCAAGAGTAAGACTGCTCTTCCAAATTCCAAACCATCTGGCCTCCGAAGATCCAAGACCAAGATAGACATTAAGACTGAGTCCAGTTCCGAGAAGTTTTCTTCCGGATCATCCGCTACGAAGGTACACCCAAAGACCAATCCTAGTTCCAAGACGTCTTTCTTCGGATTATCCCAAAGCAGTCTATCGACGGAAGTGACAACCTTCAGCAGCCAGGAGGAGCTCATGCAGTACGTTCTTGAGGTGAGTGATATGTATACCCGTTACCAGAGGCAGCAGAATCGGGACTTTTGTCCAGAAAATGACCCAAAGATGGAGTGGTTATTGCTATTGAAGCGTGTTCTATCAAGCGACTATATTATCAACAAGACTTCCGAATCTAAGGAGCAGATCAAGCTGGGCTTTCAACGTTTCTATCAGAGCTTCAAACAGACATTTCTAGGCACCAAAGTGGAAGATAAACCGAATGAACCGACACCAACCACCGTCGATCCAAATTATTTCGGAGCTATGATTTTTGGACCAAGTTGCGATGAAATGGCAATCTATTGCATCGATCGTGTCCTGGTAGCTGTAAACATGCTCCTAAATCGAGACCCCAACACATTCCAGACGATTCTAACATCGGGAATGCAAACTGAACCGTTGATCTCTTCGGAAAGCGATCCGCCATCCATGGAGCATGTGTATGATTTTAAGGTCGAAATGCCATCATCCGATACCTCATCCGAGGAGAAGCGTAGGCCCAGCACCAGTGATCGAAAGAGGAAGGTCACCGTTCAAAAAAATTCGTCAAGTTCTGATTCAAAGACTAAAAAGTGACTCTAGTCACTGATTCTTTTTTCTCTCATGATTCTAAGAAGagatttaaaattgtattaatgtttttttttttttggtttctcaTCAAAATTGTAATACCATCGTTACGACATCCATTAATTCTCAATGAAGTAGgacatttatattttatataaagccacttctaaattttgtttggaaataaattattgtcgAATTGTATAAAGTTTTTATGGGTTTTAGCTAAGGGATGGTTATGGGACTCTTTGTTTTTGAAagaacttttatttaattacataATTATCGATTGTTTCGATagtttttaaatctttttagaaatttttgtcACAGGTTCCTGAAAAGTTACTATATACTCTGTATTAGCCCATTTATCGATTAGGGTTAAACAATTCCGGTAAAACTTGATAGATCAATTCAAATACTTGATAGACATCGATTATTTCGATACTTTTCTATTCTCTTTAGGCATTTATACCAAAAAGTTACTATACTATACCTGTTTTTAATATTGGAACTCGagatctttattttatttattattattattctttatTCTTTTAAACTGATAATTATCCATCGTTCCGATAGTTTCTTAATCATTTTAGACATTTATATCAAAGACTCCCAAAAGTTATAATATAATACACTATATAAGACTATATATAGGCTAGGAATTAACCCAAACCCTGATAATTTTATTGAtaattatcgatttttttccatggGTTTTACGAAATTATACCACTCACCTTGAAGCCCGACATGGCGGCGGGATTCagttcaatatttatattattgggCTCCATGATGAGCCCGAGGCTCTGCAGGTTGCACACCTGCGGCAGCTGAAGGGTGGGCGTGGGCACCTTCAGCACCGCCACGGTGCAATCGATGCTCGACGCCGTCACCGTGGCCGTCGCGGGCAGCGTCTCCGGCATCTTGGCCAGCGCTTTAGACGCCTCTCCACCACTACTGGCCGATGTCCAAACCCTGaaagtttttcgaaaaaatctattataaaaatcaattaaacatTAACCTTAAAAAATAGGTATTAATATAAATAGTTAATAGTAGTAGAACCCATAGAATAAAAGACCATTATGCGCCTTAAATGCGATTCGCTATTgcgtttattatttaaattgtttttagcGTTCATTTTGGTATAAGTTGTCCGCACTTATTCCTACGGTTACACAGTAGACCTAAGCTTAGTAGCACGAGGCGCCTTTTCGGCCAGGACACCCAAAATACAAAACGTACAAAATAGGATTcttcaataataaaaaaaaaattatatatataataatttgaTAAACTATACACTTCGATGTGGCTTGCGGATTGGATTCTTtagctattttttttgtttgtttgtggaTGGTTGTTGTGATAAATTAGTGGAGCGAAGTGGTATCCAAGGATAATATCAGGATAAGTATCAGTTGCCTAGGCGGCGGCCGATTGGAGGCGGCTCCTAATCTCGGCAGCCAGATCCTCGAGCTTTACGTTCGTCTCCTGCCGTGTGGTTACCTCACGCAGCTTGACCAGTCCCTGGGCCAGCTCGGCATCGCCCAGGACCACCACCAAGGGTATCTGATGCTCCTCGCAGTGCTGCAGTTGCACCAACAGCTTGGGGTTCAGCTTGTAAGAGTGCTCCGCCTAAAACATACGAAAATATTCCATGAAACTGACTCTCAAATGAATCCCAATGCCAAGACCCACCTTGATGCCCGCATCCC
It encodes the following:
- the LOC138925551 gene encoding protein IWS1 homolog; this encodes MGMYFNARMVHELLLRSLIHEDDSFYNCTRRLSPSTRVLTCISIDIKKKITPQDLKCILSNTFLEICRPKTIKSLIKGKRKVENENLRLMVWEGNEHSEDESPVQTCDPACDRACDPACDRACGGHYVTHEPKLDSKMKTKLPLKYYSEDLKPEMPLKYCSEDLKSELPAKFDSEDLKPELPAKFYSEDLKPELPGKFYSEDLKPELPAKFYSEDLKTELPLTLYSKDLKVELPPKFYSEVLEPELIPPLDSEDLKVEWPLDSEYLKVKLPPPLGFEDPKVESELNLKCGSQFKPQSVPKLDPHLEDEDDPMQVLHWNPNLKNSSNSNMDTATEPCASAPIKIQRGSDPALELEQSQMKKDIKRDSKAEPSGSKSSKKTKEVAFQIPKERKTGQNSEPIKTHLERSKSKTALPNSKPSGLRRSKTKIDIKTESSSEKFSSGSSATKVHPKTNPSSKTSFFGLSQSSLSTEVTTFSSQEELMQYVLEVSDMYTRYQRQQNRDFCPENDPKMEWLLLLKRVLSSDYIINKTSESKEQIKLGFQRFYQSFKQTFLGTKVEDKPNEPTPTTVDPNYFGAMIFGPSCDEMAIYCIDRVLVAVNMLLNRDPNTFQTILTSGMQTEPLISSESDPPSMEHVYDFKVEMPSSDTSSEEKRRPSTSDRKRKVTVQKNSSSSDSKTKK